Proteins encoded together in one Sceloporus undulatus isolate JIND9_A2432 ecotype Alabama chromosome 4, SceUnd_v1.1, whole genome shotgun sequence window:
- the NUGGC gene encoding nuclear GTPase SLIP-GC: MAASCRTCAEGQSLCHLRRIGVRAPLPTVTDLIHFGNPVTLIGRDRGVVNYFFSATVACGRQYISRIHARVIRNADKFVLVDSSLTGVYVNDLRICDRIDLQEGDTVTFGHPEGRKIKAGARVRQPNSPFYFLFERCHCSASQMQCLCDNKRILPNECPALASVGTSLPANTSLGLVAHISLSCATEAHHGPQHPDIITLTAPLTSAVATVSSAPTNSFNMTSGLPKEPGQIGPPASTFSSREDVCRPASRLLRSTSPDYTVLGESSLVSSDSSPQTTLEVTDNLSLQGSSESDGSELLSDRSQSASGCKPNSNKPLQDANGKSTLGPCCLDATIPAFAQPSLLSPTCSGSRASDHDYFQSERAVNSDKDIQPALHFFQAEDRDSPDFSRSVSNTEVLDTDSSDRAEETLEQSICQSTEEIADCGHQVMMQVKEEQREAVSSAKRRSAERMEEEDFVEEEEENSPEISLRGASLLETDGAGNMGSNLSVRMHVSPFAKSGNDCLDSANKTSGDFSSGKEPESDSCTELVGQDALEPEDASAASLPRSLPCGFQSGGDDHDLSTDSGRDMETQPHTNASLLTLHNGHFGTGEAGCPEPGVSTANSEAMDVSFSETSCANVETPMGFAKEVEMDMMTAGPTEDEDANRSPGILDHDELKTSMASFSTSPIGFLADGHLSGESSREGERAAQENVIPEDLLEASEEEEALVAASSPAASAVLKETVPEESLEDPVPEKKIIHVKFYDESLSQSSETPSDRKEEEAALAERKLEEASPRPAKAGKSLQKFIAEPMQEDEKEVCGNDCPLLGTACALVEGLPRGEEPGSDSDSEWKCQEEPDNYGEGGSAIKKGISSTLAAGGKDGDSQQETAEESGLEKALEAPEDGCQERAGSALSEGSLARGLEEDAPQPSEDSAGRKPREHSPFPDIEVEGILELPSEADKKKIGERLAPESNYCLPCQGGTEDERATSLNVKSMMEVKGHSACERTLAGVSIDQTKVDCKQNNTQAVELLNNGRMHLRTCSDSCASLVHQQESPVSSDPQEGNAHRAEGLEHGMAVKACEESSAGKPEDSLMEDNTWEPDVVVGHLTPLGPEGDDKETTLSVEEEFGQALERSPCNEGKGSLLVSDAPGTDTEKPGDAETGLVPSDSGSSKVPEMFRDDELHVHSSDFDAEEEVNEDAEVSIATATASLQPGRADFLSNPAVGLVSVAHKNSEVREKLIFGSPDLGSSDTAVQKANIGSWEGAKVSHVGLEQQNSFHCESNSYPDNVGRKLLPLVKNELLGEEQEGWDIKRVNLVPANPSSIIVDPSCLSENDVNLVTEEQAPDSAAGLAEDAGLVLDHNDCLSSHPEEKILAGPLEDGETVKEHSGSDVSASLCSQEEECAQKNGVKTLLEQHGEAKTLLCHGHKGQLDKSLVSSVGFGENLCCSEYQRTFLQKEEESKGSSSRKRHLEEDQEQSFGRSGSEGGSFSEKRPCPLASLLIQGPRLDQPLPTMAVLSPPRKEGHHNQVGKTIATFLDQYSSHVTLHSEEARKRNRDRVAQIVRNYFKNSSWKPATENEDEGMSQLSAEVAKDMDCGSLLVLEAGESRRDDEPMSPEEQAKSILSQASSPESQNGTSGTVSSGSSSPVQEEDQDSESIWEACFSEEEDFQFQVCSQLNNPSPESPVQSHNAEPVPGEKDLDFFFSDISNTSVEPDLCKPSVKPHGRGPSGVRKDRFPEGASDMAVEAAEINTAFEFYCETSNEDWDYEDPGTPSDASSQEGTHPDVTVASEKSDALCHQEAEAMSDSDGGGEASSTGGFERSEPPPASPTTGQEEEAGGPRGMQTEEVSFSQRSHMDFSCADRECEPAINPPPSASSPWESISMPLDCPHAPLKREPSNEDHGCQNDSGQESPSLFQIVPVAAAFKQESCPIVVGIKEEVSPPESSSVICPVSTQTKLTFLQNGPCLLSSSAMRDGFVEADGSNDNFDGASGRIWSRNGRSPFSLLPSSEASSPLGIAPNVKERDIGDHLGKDVSRHGKVARLPGQMDSASASQAIPGETGTLPGIGAFDNQVLSCSSMQSKEGVPLLKKGHLALVPSASQVFKEERDLCDPQDQRTSSGPGTPYPVACSPVISVLPKPHIPDPSAASQPESSGSPADLGSGDRLPYHLEEPELESEHVNSDNECEAGPVSLGSEEGESSTSSSCPHAASITQAQSNPWLGANGSEGSTFKGWASSEQDIQFQLQECQSVLAEISKSLSGVEGIDDTHLEKWRDQIALLQKATKMPQTFIAVVGNTGAGKSCLLNALLDEEAVLPTSDMRACTAVVVEVSRAAGGSPYEAEVEFLSREEWYKELRALLEDMKDKSGNLKRRCPDRKTEAGAAYCRVKAVYGRIEELEKLEQMQEVTQYLGTVKHLSAETATVFRSSIEKFIDSRTDNLREMKGGEFWPIVKCVKIRVANSEVLKTGAVLVDLPGTRDSNAARDEAAKEYLKDCNAVWVVASITRAVDDKTAKEMLSASLRRQLLMDGRYGSLAFVCTKTDSFNITDIVRDLKLQDEIQCVEDELRELENQRMQAEAEKRSLYEYLQREEQRQPGDGADSAWLQREHDILVKEFRISDLQRQKEAKLRAISLICVLARNKFSKQQILTDFNAGLEEMTRKALDPECEEDSDEEMEEGDAAGSDSPGLGEAESQPKKLQVFTVSSTEYLKLCGKLLRDGQPQVFHDTKDTEIPALKKFAIDTALKHSMEATEKVIRDVARVLSQMVNYLTSQRAEDHSHQAQIQEIVQRFLRDVPFHLQDPVERSVRDVQHCFGGLICNSLQKGAARAKERCQAIVRSWGSPCNGLPHATYHAVCCRHGVYTSPMYGSVDFNRDLAHPIQEAVSVTWNEVFSMKLLESVKCFNEAVLAVMQSIFRDLEGRLKEHSRIAEAVHGIFWQQMEATRAKLINFTLDLMGYVTRRQREISRLLVPEIKGRMEPAYAACSQMSGRGYFQLMKEKMESYTHREKEAIFDSAVEKLLEQLGQLQQCIQEKFQSLVRELTRSLKMQFEPILKPIQKNGKIIPELMTICAKVDKLCRRSCVDYILPCPVLAADRSPGMEEELVQAQDPMNCGAMSADIYTGSATLPNLTAIQPSVCSASNFPASLHLLKASAATQQQPQHPPVPLHPGGKKRAGETPQPELEKRHKGQGTVPGEGGDLTGQPLLHYSGMTQVKPEPSFQDFTSPLLPTTSQAPAPEDCRQKASVIPGPPQTHVAMKVEGLAIPGSSEMTGVLCVGAVEGIWGSPSNPNMEEKRRMKSEKMDSGREMCSPDHSWMTH; the protein is encoded by the exons ATGGCAGCGTCATGTCGGACATGTGCGGAGGGCCAGAGCCTGTGCCACCTGCGCCGGATTGGCGTCCGTGCCCCACTTCCCACTGTTACCGATCTTATCCA tttTGGTAATCCTGTAACGCTGATCGGCCGAGACAGAGGCGTCGTGAACTATTTCTTCAGCGCCACAGTCGCATGCGGAAGACAATATATCTCCCGGATCCACGCCCGTGTGATTCGAAATGCTGACAAGTTCGTGCTGGTGGACAGCAGCCTGACCGGGGTCTATGTCAATGACCTCCGGATCTGCG ACAGAATAGACTTGCAAGAAGGGGACACTGTTACTTTTGGCCATCCAGAAGGGAGGAAGATAAAGGCGGGAGCCCGAGTCCGACAGCCAAACTCTCCCTTCTACTTCCTG TTTGAGCGCTGCCATTGCAGTGCTAGTCAAATGCAATGCCTATGTGACAACAAGAGGATTTTACCAAATGAG TGTCCTGCATTGGCATCTGTTGGGACGTCTCTCCCAGCCAACACGAGTTTGGGACTTGTGGCACACATATCACTCAGCTGTGCCACCGAGGCCCACCATGGTCCCCAGCATCCTGACATCATTACATTGACTGCACCACTGACGTCTGCAGTTGCAACTGTGTCTTCAGCACCCACAAATTCTTTTAATATGACTTCAGGTTTACCAAAAGAGCCCGGTCAGATTGGGCCACCTGCATCAACCTTTTCCTCACGAGAAGATGTCTGTAGGCCAGCTTCTCGCCTTCTGCGTTCCACTTCACCAGACTACACAGTTCTTGGGGAGAGCTCCCTTGTTTCTTCTGATTCTTCTCCTCAAACAACCCTGGAGGTAACAGATAATCTTTCACTCCAGGGAAGTTCAGAATCCGATGGTTCTGAGTTGCTGAGTGACAGGAGTCAGTCTGCTTCAGGATGCAAGCCAAATTCAAACAAGCCACTTCAGGATGCGAATGGCAAGAGCACTCTGGGACCATGTTGCCTTGATGCAACTATTCCTGCCTTTGCACAACCATCACTACTATCTCCTACTTGTTCAGGCAGTAGAGCATCTGATCATGACTATTTCCAAAGTGAAAGAGCAGTTAACTCAGATAAGGACATCCAACCGGCTCTGCACTTCTTTCAGGCAGAGGACAGAGACAGTCCAGATTTCAGTCGATCTGTTTCCAACACAGAAGTGTTAGATACTGATAGCTCTGACCGTGCGGAAGAAACCCTGGAGCAGAGTATTTGTCAAAGCACTGAAGAAATAGCTGATTGTGGGCATCAGGTCATGATGCAGGTAAAAGAAGAACAGCGAGAGGCTGTGAGTTCTGCTAAGAGGAGATCAGCTGAACGAATGGAAGAGGAAGACTTTgttgaggaagaagaggagaactCCCCAGAGATATCCTTACGTGGAGCTTCCCTGCTAGAAACAGATGGAGCAGGAAACATGGGAAGCAATCTCTCTGTGAGGATGCATGTGTCACCTTTTGCTAAATCTGGAAATGACTGTCTTGATTCAGCAAACAAAACTTCTGGTGACTTTTCTTCAGGGAAAGAGCCAGAGAGTGACTCTTGTACAGAGTTGGTGGGACAGGATGCATTGGAGCCAGAGGATGCAAGTGCTGCTTCACTTCCAAGGAGTCTGCCCTGTGGTTTCCAAAGTGGTGGTGATGACCATGATCTGAGCACTGATAGTGGAAGGGACATGGAAACGCAACCCCATACAAATGCCAGTTTGTTAACCCTGCACAATGGCCATTTTGGGACAGGAGAGGCTGGCTGCCCTGAGCCAGGGGTTAGCACTGCAAACTCAGAGGCCATGGATGTCAGTTTTTCAGAAACTTCCTGTGCAAATGTGGAGACTCCAATGGGATTTGCCAAGGAAGTAGAGATGGATATGATGACTGCAGGGCCAACAGAAGATGAGGATGCAAACAGATCACCAGGTATTCTTGACCATGATGAATTAAAGACAAGCATGGCGTCATTCAGCACTTCACCAATAGGTTTCCTGGCTGATGGACATCTCAGTGGTGAGTCCTCTAGAGAAGGAGAGAGGGCAGCACAAGAAAATGTGATTCCAGAAGATCTACTGGAAGCTTCTGAAGAGGAGGAAGCTCTTGTAGCTGCATCTTCTCCAGCTGCCTCTGCTGTGCTGAAAGAGACAGTTCCTGAAGAGTCTCTTGAAGATCCAGttcctgaaaaaaaaataatacatgtaAAGTTTTATGATGAATCCTTGTCCCAAAGCAGCGAGACTCCCTctgacagaaaagaggaagaagcagcacTGGCCGAAAGAAAACTGGAAGAAGCAAGCCCCAGGCCTGCCAAAGCTGGCAAATCCCTACAGAAGTTTATTGCTGAACCCATGCAAGAAGATGAAAAAGAGGTGTGTGGAAATGACTGCCCTTTACTGGGCACAGCTTGTGCATTGGTAGAGGGATTGCCCAGAGGAGAAGAGCCCGGTTCTGATAGTGATAGTGAGTGGAAATGTCAAGAGGAACCAGATAACTATGGGGAAGGGGGATCAGCAATAAAGAAAGGGATAAGCAGCACCTTGGCAGCCGGTGGCAAAGATGGGGACAGTCAGCAAGAAACAGCAGAAGAAAGTGGCCTGGAGAAAGCTCTGGAAGCGCCAGAGGATGGCTGCCAGGAGAGGGCTGGCTCTGCCCTTTCTGAAGGTTCCCTTGCAAGAGGCCTAGAAGAGGATGCCCCACAGCCCTCTGAAGACTCAGCAGGTAGGAAGCCAAGGGAGCATTCTCCTTTCCCTGACATTGAAGTGGAAGGGATCCTGGAATTGCCTTcagaagcagacaaaaagaaaataggagAGAGGCTGGCACCTGAAAGCAACTACTGTTTGCCCTGTCAGGGTGGCACTGAGGATGAAAGGGCCACAAGCCTTAATGTCAAAAGCATGATGGAGGTTAAAGGCCACAGTGCCTGTGAAAGGACCCTAGCAGGTGTTTCCATAGATCAAACAAAGGTGGATTGTAAACAGAATAACACACAAGCGGTGGAACTACTGAACAATGGCCGTATGCATCTTAGAACATGTTCTGACAGTTGCGCCAGTCTGGTGCACCAGCAGGAGTCTCCTGTTTCTTCTGACCCACAGGAGGGAAATGCTCACAGGGCTGAAGGTTTGGAACATGGAATGGCAGTGAAGGCATGTGAAGAAAGCAGTGCTGGGAAACCTGAGGACTCTCTGATGGAAGACAACACTTGGGAGCCAGATGTGGTTGTTGGGCATTTAACCCCCCTTGGGCCAGAAGGGGATGATAAAGAAACCACCCTTTCTGTGGAGGAGGAATTTGGCCAAGCTCTTGAAAGGTCTCCATGCAACGAGGGAAAAGGCAGTCTCCTTGTATCAGATGCTCCTGGCACTGACACTGAGAAGCCTGGAGATGCTGAGACTGGGCTTGTCCCAAGTGACTCTGGCTCTTCTAAGGTCCCAGAGATGTTCAGGGATGATGAACTCCATGTGCATTCCTCTGACTTTGACGCTGAAGAGGAAGTGAATGAGGATGCCGAGGTGTCCATTGCCACTGCTACCGCCAGTCTTCAGCCAGGAAGGGCAGATTTCCTTTCAAATCCTGCTGTGGGTTTAGTCAGTGTTGCTCATAAGAACAGTGAAGTACGTGAAAAACTAATTTTTGGATCTCCTGATTTAGGTTCATCTGATACAGCTGTCCAAAAAGCCAACATTGGGTCCTGGGAAGGTGCAAAGGTGTCACATGTGGGTTTGGAACAGCAAAACAGTTTCCACTGTGAGTCAAACAGTTACCCAGATAATGTGGGTAGAAAATTGCTTCCTTTGGTGAAAAATGAATTGCTGGGAGAAGAACAGGAAGGTTGGGATATCAAAAGAGTGAACCTTGTGCCTGCAAACCCATCTAGTATCATTGTAGACCCTTCTTGCTTGTCAGAAAATGATGTCAACCTTGTCACAGAGGAGCAAGCCCCGGATAGTGCTGCTGGGCTGGCAGAAGACGCTGGTTTGGTTCTTGACCACAATGACTGTCTTTCTAGCCACCCAGAAGAGAAGATTTTAGCTGGACCTCTTGAAGATGGAGAAACAGTTAAGGAACACTCGGGAAGTGATGTTTCAGCCAGTCTCTGTTCACAAGAAGAGGAATGTGCCCAGAAGAATGGAGTCAAGACACTGCTAGAGCAGCATGGAGAAGCCAAAACGCTCCTGTGTCATGGACATAAAGGCCAGCTGGACAAGAGCCTGGTTTCCTCTGTAGGGTTTGGTGAGAACTTGTGTTGCTCGGAATACCAGAGGACATTtttgcagaaggaagaggagtcaAAAGGCAGTTCTTCCAGAAAACGACACTTGGAAGAAGACCAGGAGCAGTCATTTGGGCGGTCAGGGTCAGAAGGTGGTTCCTTCTCTGAAAAGAGGCCGTGTCCTCTGGCTTCTCTTTTAATCCAGGGCCCCCGACTGGATCAACCTCTTCCAACCATGGCAGTACTTTCTCCTCCACGTAAAGAGGGGCATCACAACCAGGTGGGTAAAACTATAGCAACGTTTCTTGACCAGTACAGCAGCCACGTAACTCTGCATTCTGAAGAAGCGAGAAAGAGGAACAGAGACCGTGTTGCCCAGATTGTGAGAAATTACTTCAAAAACAGCTCCTGGAAGCCAGCAACTGAAAATGAGGATGAGGGAATGTCTCAGCTGTCAGCTGAAGTTGCCAAAGACATGGACTGTGGATCTCTCCTCGTATTAGAGGCTGGGGAAAGCAGAAGAGATGATGAGCCCATGTCACCTGAGGAGCAGGCAAAGAGCATCCTCTCCCAGGCCTCTTCCCCTGAAAGCCAGAATGGGACTTCTGGCACCGTGTCCAGCGGGTCAAGCTCCCCCGTTCAAGAAGAGGACCAGGACTCAGAAAGCATTTGGGAAGCCTGTTTCTCTGAAGAGGAAGACTTCCAGTTTCAGGTTTGTTCACAGTTAAATAATCCTTCTCCTGAGTCTCCTGTTCAGTCCCATAATGCAGAACCAGTGCCTGGTGAGAAGGACTTGGACTTTTTCTTCTCTGACATCTCCAATACTTCAGTTGAGCCTGATCTCTGCAAGCCTTCAGTCAAACCACATGGAAGGGGTCCCTCTGGGGTAAGAAAGGATAGATTCCCTGAAGGGGCTTCTGACATGGCTGTTGAAGCCGCTGAGATAAACACAGCGTTTGAGTTTTACTGTGAGACCTCCAATGAAGACTGGGATTATGAAGATCCAGGGACACCATCGGATGCATCATCCCAGGAAGGGACCCACCCTGATGTCACTGTTGCCTCTGAGAAGAGTGATGCTCTGTGCCATCAGGAAGCAGAGGCCATGTCTGATTCAGATGGCGGAGGTGAGGCTTCCAGCACAGGGGGCTTCGAACGGAGTGAACCACCACCAGCAAGTCCCACAACTGGTCAAGAGGAAGAGGCTGGTGGCCCTCGTGGGATGCAAACTGAAGAGGTCTCCTTTTCCCAAAGAAGCCACATGGACTTCTCTTGCGCAG ATCGGGAGTGTGAGCCGGCCATCAACCCACCTCCTTCTGCCTCTTCTCCATGGGAGTCCATCTCTATGCCTCTTGACTGTCCTCATGCGCCGTTAAAGAGGGAGCCGTCCAATGAAGATCATGGCTGCCAGAATGACAGTGGACAGGAGTCTCCATCTCTCTTTCAAATTGtgcctgttgctgctgcttttaagCAAGAAAGCTGCCCCATTGTGGTTGGCATAAAGGAGGAGGTTTCCCCGCCAGAGAGCTCTTCGGTCATTTGCCCCGTCTCGACTCAAACCAAGCTCACCTTTTTGCAGAATGGACCATGTTTGCTCAGCTCCTCTGCCATGAGGGATGGATTTGTGGAGGCTGATGGAAGCAATGACAATTTTGATGGAGCAAGTGGAAGAATATGGAGCAGGAATGGAAGGTCTCCCTTCTCTCTTCTGCCCTCTTCTGAGGCCAGCAGTCCTCTTGGCATTGCCCCAAATGTGAAGGAAAGAGATATTGGTGATCACCTAGGAAAAGATGTGTCCAGACATGGGAAAGTGGCAAGATTACCTGGACAGATGGACTCTGCGAGTGCCTCTCAAGCAATTCCAGGGGAAACGGGGACCTTGCCAGGCATTGGTGCCTTCGACAACCAGGTGCTTTCTTGCAGCTCCATGCAATCTAAAGAAGGTGTGCCGCTTCTGAAGAAGGGGCACCTGGCACTTGTCCCTTCTGCTTCTCAGGTCTTCAAGGAAGAGAGGGACCTGTGTGATCCCCAAGACCAACGCACCAGCTCCGGCCCTGGCACACCGTATCCTGTGGCTTGTTCTCCGGTCATCTCAGTCTTGCCTAAACCCCACATACCTGATCCctcagcagccagccagccagaaagTTCTGGAAGTCCTGCGGACTTAGGAAGTGGAGACAGACTTCCCTATCATTTGGAAGAGCCTGAGTTAGAGTCTGAGCATGTGAACTCTGACAATGAGTGTGAGGCTGGCCCAGTGTCTCTgggctcagaggaaggagaatcGTCCACATCAAGTAGCTGCCCCCATGCTGCATCCATTACTCAGGCCCAGAGCAATCCTTGGCTTGGTGCAAATGGATCAGAGGGCAGCACTTTCAAAGGCTGGGCCTCCTCTGAGCAAGACATTCAGTTCCAGCTGCAGGAGTGCCAGTCTGTCCTGGCAGAGATCTCAAAGTCCCTCAGCGGGGTGGAAGGGATCGATGACACGCACCTGGAGAAGTGGAG GGACCAGATCGCCCTTCTCCAGAAGGCCACCAAAATGCCCCAGACCTTCATTGCGGTGGTGGGGAACACGGGGGCCGGGAAGAGCTGCTTGCTGAACGCTTTGCTGGACGAAGAAGCTGTGCTGCCCACCTCGGACATGAGGGCCTGCACGGCGGTGGTGGTGGAGGTCTCCAGGGCCGCTGGGGGAAGCCCCTACGAAGCTGAGGTGGAATTCCTCTCTCGAGAG GAATGGTACAAGGAGCTGAGGGCCCTGCTGGAGGACATGAAGGACAAGTCGGGCAACCTGAAGAGACGGTGCCCAGACCGCAAGACGGAAGCCGGGGCCGCCTACTGCCGGGTGAAGGCTGTCTATGGAAGGATAGAGGAGCTGGAGAAGCTGGAGCAGATGCAGGAAGTGACTCAGTACCTGGGCACCGTGAAACATCTCTCGGCAGAGACG GCAACAGTCTTCCGCTCGAGCATTGAGAAATTCATTGATTCTCGAACTGATAATCTGCGTGAAATGAAAGGCGGAGAGTTTTGGCCGATTGTGAAATGCGTTAAGATCCGTGTTGCCAACTCGGAGGTGTTGAAAACGGGGGCCGTGCTGGTGGATTTGCCAGGGACCCGGGACTCCAATGCTGCCAGGGACGAAGCCGCCAAAGAG TACCTGAAAGACTGCAACGCCGTTTGGGTTGTGGCGAGCATCACCCGGGCGGTGGATGACAAAACAGCTAAGGAGATGCTGAGTGCAAGTCTGCGCAGGCAGCTCCTCATGGATGGTCGGTACGGGAGCCTGGCTTTTGTTTGCACCAAGACAGACAGCTTTAACATCACAGATATTGTCAG GGACCTGAAGTTACAAGATGAGATTCAGTGTGTAGAAGATGAGCTGAGAGAGTTGGAAAACCAGAGGATGCAAGCCGAGGCGGAGAAGAGGAGCCTTTATGAGTATCTGCAGCGAGAG GAGCAGAGACAACCAGGCGATGGTGCAGACTCAGCCTGGCTCCAGAGAGAACACGATATCTTGGTGAAGGAATTCAGA ATCAGCGACTTACAGAGACAGAAAGAGGCAAAGCTGCGTGCCATTAGTCTCATCTGTGTTCTGGCCCGAAATAAGTTTTCCAAGCAGCAGATTTTGACAGATTTCAACGCTGGCCTGGAG gaGATGACAAGGAAGGCACTGGATCCAGAATGTGAAGAGGACAGTGAtgaagagatggaggagggagATGCTGCCGGCTCAGACTCACCTGGCCTTGGAGAAGCAGAATCCCAGCCCAAGAAGCTTCAGGTTTTCACGGTCAGCTCCACGGAGTATCTCAAACTTTGTGGGAAACTGCTTCGAGATGGCCAGCCTCAAGTCTTCCATGACACCAAGGACACAG AAATCCCagctttgaagaaatttgccattgaCACAGCTTTGAAGCACAGCATGGAAGCCACGGAGAAGGTCATCAGGGACGTGGCCCGTGTCCTGAGCCAGATGGTCAATTATCTGACCAGCCAAAGAGCGGAG GACCACTCTCACCAGGCCCAGATCCAGGAGATTGTGCAGAGGTTCTTGCGGGACGTTCCTTTCCATCTCCAGGACCCCGTAGAGCGCAGCGTCCGTGATGTCCAGCACTGCTTTGGGGGGTTGATCTGCAACAGCCTCCAGAAGGGTGCCGCCAGGGCCAAGGAGCGGTGCCAGGCCATTGTCAGGAGCTGGGGATCCCCT TGTAATGGCTTGCCACATGCCACATACCACGCAGTGTGCTGTCGCCACGGTGTCTACACCTCTCCAATGTACGGTTCTGTGGATTTCAACAGAGACCTTGCGCATCCAATCCAAGAGGCTGTGTCTGTAACTTGGAATGAGGTCTTCAG CATGAAACTGTTGGAGTCTGTCAAGTGCTTTAATGAAGCTGTCTTGGCGGTGATGCAGTCCATCTTCAGAGACCTTGAGGGGAGGCTGAAGGAGCACAGCAGAATCGCGGAGGCAGTGCATGGCATCTTCTGGCAACAGATGGAAGCCACTCGAGCGAAG tTAATCAACTTCACTCTGGATCTGATGGGTTACGTCACCCGCAGGCAGCGTGAGATCTCCCGGCTCCTGGTGCCAGAAATCAAGGGTCGCATGGAACCAGCCTATGCAG CTTGTAGCCAGATGTCTGGCCGTGGCTACTTCCAGCTAATGAAGGAAAAGATGGAGAGCTACACCCACCGAGAGAAGGAGGCCATCTTTGATTCTGCCGTAGAGAAGCTGCTGGAACAACTTGGCCAGCTGCAG CAATGCATCCAAGAGAAATTCCAGAGCTTGGTCCGGGAGCTGACCAGGTCCCTAAAGATGCAGTTTGAGCCCATCCTGAAGCCTATCCAGAAGAATGGGAAGATCATTCCAG AATTAATGACCATCTGTGCCAAAGTGGACAAACTCTGCAGGCGCTCTTGTGTAGATTATATCCTCCCTTGCCCTGTGCTGGCAGCGGACAGATCCCCTGGCATGGAAGAGGAACTGGTGCAGGCACAGGATCCCATGAACTGTGGGGCAATGAGTGCGGACATCTACACAGGATCAGCCACTCTTCCCAACCTTACAGCCATCCAG